A single Augochlora pura isolate Apur16 chromosome 2, APUR_v2.2.1, whole genome shotgun sequence DNA region contains:
- the LOC144478089 gene encoding coiled-coil domain-containing protein 134: MPRAFVYICLVVVSVLTCTAQTQLDDLIANDQPIDEKAGNGDSHENTVYEELFRRTFSLQRNEHADAIKRLERIDSYERLYKMIMVLGEKMIDVIETSKLLIEDGDFDPDDRSLPRNVTVQSALSIVLENTALFGDIVLHFPEVTHRILKTQPKWNIVLNWSLKFTNRSRHLLDERTIEVINLVTQELNITERERGYFNPYRRSIESRVENKGTTKSKKEKRKRGPQMAHIEL, from the exons ATGCCACGCGCATTCGTTTACATTTGCCTAGTAGTCGTATCAGTGTTGACATGTACTGCGCAGACGCAACTGGATGATTTGATAGCAAACGATCAGCCAATTGATGAAAAGGCGGGAAATGGCGATTCACATGAAAATACAGTCTACGAGGAATTGT TCAGAAGAACATTCAGTCTACAAAGAAATGAACATGCAGATGCTATAAAACGTCTCGAAAGAATAGATAGCTACGAACGTCTTTACAAAATGATAATGGTGCTTGGCGAGAAAATGATCGACGTGATAGAAACAAGTAAATTGTTGATAGAAGACGGTGACTTCGATCCGGACGATAGATCATTACCACGGAATGTTACAGTGCAAAGCG CATTGTCCATCGTGTTAGAAAATACAGCTTTATTTGGAGATATTGTTCTCCATTTTCCGGAAGTAACTCATCGGATATTGAAAACGCAACCGAAATGGAATATAGTCCTAAATTGGTCTTTAAAATTCACAAATCGTAGTCGACATTTATTAGACGAGAGAACGATTGAAGTAATCAATTTAGTGACTCAGGAACTCAATATAACAGAACGTGAACGGGGATACTTTAATCCTTACCGCCGATCAATCGAGTCTCGAGTGGAGAACAAGGGAACAACGAAatcaaagaaagaaaaacgaaagagaGGACCCCAAATGGCTCACATTGAATTATGA
- the Bbs8 gene encoding tetratricopeptide repeat protein 8 isoform X1, producing the protein MELFKALSLFSREKYEECAAICSELLRKNPLDQAVWVLKMRALTLQVYVDDIEGEEEGIAESLLDNYSISSMPRPGTSLKNPGTSHTGQYLRPKTQSGRPLTGVVRPATQSAISQSFEQTLKTPRTAMTARPITANSSRSVRLGTASMLTEPGGPFIQLSRLNIAKYASQPSIAKPLFEYIYYHEHDVRYALDLAVQATQVCQYKDWWWKVQLGKCYYSLGLIRDAEQQFKSALKDCKTIESVLRLVRVYIRLDQPLTALETCKKGLEYFPSDVNILTEMGRIFDGLNNASMSLKYYKTVVQEDASHTEAIASIGMHHFYNDQPELALRFYRRLLQMGVYNVELFNNLGLCCFYSQQYDHVISCFERALNLSTDENAADVWYNISHIALVDSRRYNNGRRMSQTCYCKRQ; encoded by the exons ATGGAATTGTTCAAAGCTCTTAGTTTATTTAGCAgggaaaaatatgaagaatgTGCAGCAATTTGTTCAGaattgttaagaaaaaatCCATTAGACCAG gCTGTGTGGGTGTTAAAAATGCGTGCCTTAACATTACAAGTCTATGTAGATGATatagaaggagaagaagaaggaattGCTGAAAGCTTACTGGATAATTATAGCATATCCTCTATGCCTAGACCTGGTACATCCTTAAAAAATCCTGGCACTAGTCATACAGGACAATATCTACGACCGAAGACACAATCAG GAAGACCACTCACAGGAGTTGTACGACCAGCCACACAGTCTGCAATATCTCAGTCATTCGAGCAGACATTAAAGACACCAAGAACTGCCATGACTGCCAGACCGATTACAGCAAATTCTAGTCGTAGTGTTAG ATTAGGTACAGCATCCATGTTAACAGAACCTGGAGGACCATTCATACAACTGTCTCGTTTGAACATTGCAAAGTATGCTAGTCAACCCAGCATTGCAAAAccattatttgaatatatatattatcatgaACACGATGTAAGATAT gctCTAGATTTGGCAGTTCAAGCTACACAAGTCTGTCAATACAAAGATTGGTGGTGGAAAGTGCAACTTGGTAAATGCTATTATAGTTTAGGATTGATAAGAGATGCTGAACAGCAGTTTAAATCAGCATTAAAGGATTGCAAAACTATTGAATCTGTATTGAGACTAGTCAGGGTATATATTAGGCTAGATCAACCATTGACTGCTTTAGAGACGTGTAAAAAGGGTCTTGAGTATTTTCCTAGCGATGTAAATATTCTTACTGAAATGGGACGCATATTCGATGGTTTAAATAATGCGAGCATGTCATTAAAGTACTATAAAACGGTTGTTCAGGAAGATGCTTCGCATACGGAAGCAATAGCCAGTATCGGCATGCACCATTTCTATAATGATCAACCAGAACTGGCTTTACGTTTCTACag ACGATTGCTACAGATGGGCGTGTACAATGTTGAACTATTCAACAACCTTGGATTATGCTGCTTTTATTCCCAGCAGTATGATCATGTTATATCATGTTTTGAAAGAGCCCTTAATCTTTCTACAGATGAAAACGCCGCAGATGTATGGTACAATATTTCTCACATTGCTCTAGTAG ACAGTAGGCGATATAACAATGGCAGAAGAATGTCTCAAACTTGCTATTGTAAGCGACAATAG
- the LOC144478094 gene encoding protein YIPF6, producing the protein MMANMAGMGDTNLDFKVDMEYADPQNVEGDMTVGAKKSSNLGEPEFNTLDEPIKDTILRDVRAVGKKFYHVLYPKEKKSLLKEWDLWGPLVLCTFMAMILQGSSDAADDSNDGGPEFAEVFVIVWIGSMVVTLNSKLLGGNISFFQSICVLGYCLLPTAIALILCRIILMAEQTIFLFSLRFLISMLGFAWATYASMAFLGDSQPVGRKALAVYPIFLFYFVISWLVISHTT; encoded by the exons ATGATGGCAAACATGGCAGGAATGGGTGATACAAATCTCGAC TTCAAAGTTGACATGGAATATGCTGATCCCCAAAACGTTGAAGGTGACATGACAGTGGGAGCCAAGAAAAGTTCAAATCTCGGAGAACCTGAATTTAATACTTTAGATGAACCAATTAAAGATACAATT CTAAGAGATGTTCGAGCTGTGGGTAAAAAGTTTTACCATGTTTTGTATCCTAAAGAGAAGAAAAGTCTACTAAAAGAAT GGGATCTTTGGGGACCATTAGTATTGTGTACATTCATGGCAAT GATATTGCAAGGTTCTTCTGATGCAGCAGATGATTCAAATGATGGAGGACCAGAATTTGCAGAGGTTTTTGTAATTGTGTGGATTGGGTCTATGGTAGTTACACTGAACTCAAAGTTATTAGGTGGCAATAT ATCTTTCTTCCAAAGTATTTGCGTCTTAGGATACTGTTTGCTGCCAACTGCTATAGCTCtaattttatgtagaatcattttaatggcagaacaaacaatttttctatttagcCTAAGGTTTCTTATTTCCATGCTTGGATTCGCATGGGCAACATATG caTCAATGGCATTTCTTGGTGACAGTCAACCAGTAGGGAGGAAAGCTTTAGCCGTATATCCAATATTCCTattctattttgtaatttcgtgGTTGGTAATATCACACactacataa
- the Bbs8 gene encoding tetratricopeptide repeat protein 8 isoform X2, with the protein MELFKALSLFSREKYEECAAICSELLRKNPLDQAVWVLKMRALTLQVYVDDIEGEEEGIAESLLDNYSISSMPRPGTSLKNPGTSHTGQYLRPKTQSGRPLTGVVRPATQSAISQSFEQTLKTPRTAMTARPITANSSRSVRLGTASMLTEPGGPFIQLSRLNIAKYASQPSIAKPLFEYIYYHEHDVRYALDLAVQATQVCQYKDWWWKVQLGKCYYSLGLIRDAEQQFKSALKDCKTIESVLRLVRVYIRLDQPLTALETCKKGLEYFPSDVNILTEMGRIFDGLNNASMSLKYYKTVVQEDASHTEAIASIGMHHFYNDQPELALRFYRRLLQMGVYNVELFNNLGLCCFYSQQYDHVISCFERALNLSTDENAADVWYNISHIALTVGDITMAEECLKLAIVSDNRHALAYNNLGVIHIRNGNLTAARTYFHAAANIANFIYEPHFNSAYLAYEVGDLQTSYTAVQKSLSAYPGHCDSKSLLKKLEKYFSHM; encoded by the exons ATGGAATTGTTCAAAGCTCTTAGTTTATTTAGCAgggaaaaatatgaagaatgTGCAGCAATTTGTTCAGaattgttaagaaaaaatCCATTAGACCAG gCTGTGTGGGTGTTAAAAATGCGTGCCTTAACATTACAAGTCTATGTAGATGATatagaaggagaagaagaaggaattGCTGAAAGCTTACTGGATAATTATAGCATATCCTCTATGCCTAGACCTGGTACATCCTTAAAAAATCCTGGCACTAGTCATACAGGACAATATCTACGACCGAAGACACAATCAG GAAGACCACTCACAGGAGTTGTACGACCAGCCACACAGTCTGCAATATCTCAGTCATTCGAGCAGACATTAAAGACACCAAGAACTGCCATGACTGCCAGACCGATTACAGCAAATTCTAGTCGTAGTGTTAG ATTAGGTACAGCATCCATGTTAACAGAACCTGGAGGACCATTCATACAACTGTCTCGTTTGAACATTGCAAAGTATGCTAGTCAACCCAGCATTGCAAAAccattatttgaatatatatattatcatgaACACGATGTAAGATAT gctCTAGATTTGGCAGTTCAAGCTACACAAGTCTGTCAATACAAAGATTGGTGGTGGAAAGTGCAACTTGGTAAATGCTATTATAGTTTAGGATTGATAAGAGATGCTGAACAGCAGTTTAAATCAGCATTAAAGGATTGCAAAACTATTGAATCTGTATTGAGACTAGTCAGGGTATATATTAGGCTAGATCAACCATTGACTGCTTTAGAGACGTGTAAAAAGGGTCTTGAGTATTTTCCTAGCGATGTAAATATTCTTACTGAAATGGGACGCATATTCGATGGTTTAAATAATGCGAGCATGTCATTAAAGTACTATAAAACGGTTGTTCAGGAAGATGCTTCGCATACGGAAGCAATAGCCAGTATCGGCATGCACCATTTCTATAATGATCAACCAGAACTGGCTTTACGTTTCTACag ACGATTGCTACAGATGGGCGTGTACAATGTTGAACTATTCAACAACCTTGGATTATGCTGCTTTTATTCCCAGCAGTATGATCATGTTATATCATGTTTTGAAAGAGCCCTTAATCTTTCTACAGATGAAAACGCCGCAGATGTATGGTACAATATTTCTCACATTGCTCTA ACAGTAGGCGATATAACAATGGCAGAAGAATGTCTCAAACTTGCTATTGTAAGCGACAATAGACATGCATTAGCATACAATAATCTTGGAGTTATACATATACGAAATGGAAATCTAACAGCAGCTCGAACATATTTCCATGCTGCtgcaaatattgcaaatttcatttatgaGCCTCACTTTAACAGTGCTTACTTGGCTTATGAA GTTGGAGACTTGCAGACAAGTTATACTGCAGTGCAGAAGTCTTTGAGTGCATATCCCGGACATTGCGATAGCAAAAGTCttctaaaaaaattggaaaaatactTTTCACACATGTAA